A stretch of Verrucomicrobiia bacterium DNA encodes these proteins:
- a CDS encoding ATP-dependent Clp protease ATP-binding subunit: MAELLTATKLERLQTLNTVLAREIRGQSQVLPRICSVVQRGELGLSHPSRPRGSFALLGPTGVGKTEVVLVTTHHVFGPGRLFRFDMSEYQTQESLGLLLGAKLGEVGFLGAIREQASEGSLLFDEAEKAHPRVLDLLLQLLDAARLTMATGQTLDFSGFYVWLTSNIGSAELMSLQHSSESTLERHVLTRAQQALRPEIFARITEKLVFHRLSYEHQLEIAEKFLTREVSFLAERGHRLALDPTVLPFLVRKGFHPKLGARPMRDTVEKQVGDAVADCLLNGRPTDGRLAVDEDRDCLTVC; the protein is encoded by the coding sequence ATGGCTGAACTTCTGACCGCGACGAAGCTGGAACGTCTCCAAACGCTGAACACGGTGCTGGCACGCGAAATCCGCGGTCAGTCCCAGGTGTTGCCGCGCATCTGCTCAGTGGTCCAACGCGGTGAACTCGGGCTTAGTCACCCTTCACGGCCACGTGGCTCCTTCGCGCTGCTCGGCCCTACCGGTGTCGGGAAGACCGAGGTCGTCCTGGTTACGACCCACCACGTCTTCGGCCCGGGCCGCCTGTTCCGCTTCGACATGTCGGAATACCAGACGCAGGAATCGCTTGGCCTCTTGCTGGGCGCCAAGCTCGGGGAGGTCGGATTCCTGGGCGCAATCCGTGAACAAGCCTCCGAAGGTTCGCTGCTCTTCGACGAAGCTGAGAAGGCCCATCCGCGTGTGCTCGATCTGCTGCTGCAATTGCTCGACGCCGCCCGGCTGACCATGGCCACCGGACAAACGCTGGACTTCAGCGGCTTCTACGTGTGGCTGACTTCAAACATCGGCTCCGCCGAACTCATGAGCCTCCAACATTCCAGTGAGTCCACTCTCGAACGGCATGTCCTGACCCGAGCCCAACAGGCCCTCCGGCCCGAAATCTTTGCGCGGATCACTGAGAAGCTGGTCTTCCACCGTCTCTCTTACGAACACCAACTGGAGATCGCCGAAAAATTTCTGACCAGAGAGGTGTCCTTCCTCGCAGAACGCGGCCATCGGCTTGCTCTGGATCCGACCGTCCTGCCGTTCCTCGTCCGAAAGGGGTTCCATCCTAAGTTGGGTGCCCGGCCGATGCGGGACACCGTAGAAAAGCAGGTGGGTGACGCTGTGGCTGATTGTCTGCTGAACGGCCGGCCTACGGACGGACGCCTCGCTGTGGACGAGGACCGCGACTGCCTCACCGTCTGTTGA
- a CDS encoding type IV secretion system DNA-binding domain-containing protein — MLATIALYALFRPRRRPGVVARLGGLVWKRTQFCRGWLITGDTGSGKTSSGINQLAHQVFQNEPRWGGLCVDEKGVYWETLSAMAQHYGRESDLIHLQVRSSDTDGNWQPHHRYNLIGDRSIPFSTYAKFVVDTATSLGQGGDKGFFKSQAQTHIAHGLELLYELSRPVTLLGVYELLSRRDDLQEATEDLADLLETPRRTAIHAHFLNRFLNQPDEQLGGVRETIGNYLQYFLTPEIAEVFCSGSSTFDFSAVDQGKILLTTMPQRFQTERRYVNTFLKLLFYNHALRRFDKPREERSRDNLLILWADEAQRFMTASEDGTSDYNCVDVIREAGATIVAAAQSTTSLIPPLGNDKSRVLTLNLRNRLIFRSADEADAVQAADFLGKKRVIKRSWGYSAGKRNVNYSETEEHKLKPHQLRNLRDHECVLVHCERGFRKVILPPLEPTGEPAAWFRSWRLFG, encoded by the coding sequence GTGTTGGCCACCATTGCGCTGTACGCCCTGTTTCGTCCGCGTCGGAGGCCTGGGGTGGTCGCGAGGTTGGGCGGTTTGGTCTGGAAACGAACGCAGTTCTGCCGGGGTTGGCTGATCACCGGCGATACCGGTTCTGGCAAGACCAGTTCCGGCATCAATCAACTGGCACACCAGGTCTTCCAGAACGAGCCGCGCTGGGGCGGACTGTGTGTGGACGAGAAGGGTGTGTACTGGGAGACCCTGTCCGCCATGGCGCAACACTACGGCCGGGAATCCGACCTGATCCATCTCCAGGTGCGGTCTAGTGACACCGATGGAAACTGGCAGCCGCATCATCGGTACAACTTGATCGGGGACCGAAGCATTCCGTTTTCGACCTACGCCAAGTTCGTCGTGGATACCGCAACCAGCCTCGGACAAGGGGGCGACAAGGGTTTCTTCAAGAGCCAAGCCCAGACGCACATCGCCCACGGGTTGGAACTCCTCTACGAACTGTCCCGTCCGGTCACTCTTCTGGGCGTGTACGAATTGCTGTCCCGACGCGACGACCTCCAGGAGGCCACGGAGGATTTGGCCGACCTCCTCGAAACGCCCAGGCGGACGGCGATTCACGCCCATTTCCTGAACCGATTCTTGAACCAGCCGGACGAACAGTTGGGAGGAGTGCGGGAAACCATTGGCAACTACCTCCAGTACTTCCTGACGCCCGAGATCGCCGAAGTGTTTTGCTCCGGCAGCAGCACCTTCGATTTCTCAGCGGTGGACCAGGGAAAGATCCTCCTGACGACCATGCCCCAGCGCTTTCAGACCGAGCGCCGGTACGTGAACACTTTCCTGAAGCTGCTCTTTTACAATCACGCACTCCGCCGCTTCGACAAGCCGCGGGAAGAGCGATCCCGCGACAACCTGCTGATCCTCTGGGCCGATGAGGCTCAACGCTTCATGACGGCCAGCGAAGACGGCACCAGCGACTACAACTGCGTGGACGTCATCCGCGAAGCGGGGGCCACCATTGTTGCCGCCGCTCAGTCCACGACCTCCCTCATCCCACCCTTGGGCAACGACAAGTCCCGCGTGTTGACCCTGAATCTCCGCAACCGCCTCATCTTCCGCTCCGCCGACGAGGCGGACGCGGTGCAAGCGGCCGATTTCCTGGGCAAGAAGCGCGTGATCAAGCGATCCTGGGGCTACAGCGCCGGCAAACGGAACGTGAACTACTCCGAAACCGAGGAGCACAAGCTGAAGCCCCACCAACTCCGCAATCTCCGCGACCACGAGTGCGTCCTGGTCCACTGCGAGCGAGGATTCCGGAAGGTCATCCTGCCTCCCCTGGAACCGACGGGCGAACCGGCGGCCTGGTTTCGATCCTGGCGTCTCTTCGGGTGA
- a CDS encoding TrbI/VirB10 family protein: protein MNPTTLIQFFKSKSGKLLLFGLVFGGGLMVFAVLRDKRSDDDLDLRLESATNRLDRSQVVQTVERPMEVFRPPPPKSEPSRPMPPANAPSTGGPTVAKAEPEPSIPPISLFGDSSAGVVEPKAPPAIYAPFGRLIPCETVVTVDSASIQTPIIGLITEDVYHLGRLVIPAGTELHGTAQTDRARERIASGNAWTLVWQTGEELRLKGIALDREFAGDQEGWGITDGSAGLRGRLLKTDDLAEIKLFAATLLSGAASALTEQQPTIFGNLDSRSLNNAPLKGAQDVLEVYARRILDAIERDGFYVRVPSGKQFYLYVLQTIDRADAGVGGSGVPFPEELEAAPTMTSIRRTPKPPIEP from the coding sequence ATGAACCCGACTACCCTCATCCAGTTCTTCAAGTCCAAGTCGGGAAAATTGCTCCTCTTCGGGCTGGTTTTCGGGGGTGGATTGATGGTCTTCGCAGTGCTTCGCGATAAACGCAGCGATGACGATCTCGATCTGCGACTGGAGTCCGCAACGAACCGCCTCGACCGCTCCCAAGTCGTCCAAACCGTGGAACGACCGATGGAAGTCTTTCGACCGCCACCGCCGAAGTCTGAACCCTCACGGCCGATGCCACCGGCCAACGCACCCTCAACTGGCGGACCCACGGTGGCGAAGGCTGAGCCTGAACCTTCGATTCCACCGATCAGCTTGTTCGGGGACTCCTCGGCCGGCGTGGTCGAGCCCAAAGCTCCGCCGGCCATCTATGCGCCGTTCGGACGACTGATTCCCTGCGAGACGGTCGTCACGGTGGACTCGGCCTCGATTCAAACACCGATCATCGGACTGATCACCGAAGACGTGTATCACCTGGGCAGACTGGTAATCCCGGCTGGCACCGAACTCCATGGTACCGCCCAGACCGACCGGGCGCGCGAACGCATCGCCAGCGGCAACGCATGGACGCTGGTCTGGCAAACCGGAGAAGAGCTTCGACTCAAGGGAATCGCTCTCGACCGCGAGTTCGCCGGTGATCAGGAGGGTTGGGGTATCACTGATGGAAGCGCCGGTCTCCGGGGCCGGCTCCTCAAGACGGACGACCTGGCGGAGATCAAACTCTTTGCGGCGACGTTGCTCAGTGGGGCCGCCAGCGCCCTGACCGAGCAACAACCGACCATTTTCGGCAATCTCGACAGCCGTTCGCTCAACAACGCTCCGCTGAAGGGAGCCCAGGACGTTTTGGAGGTGTACGCCAGGCGAATCCTGGATGCGATTGAGCGCGACGGCTTCTACGTCCGGGTGCCGAGCGGCAAACAGTTCTACCTGTACGTCCTTCAAACCATTGATCGTGCCGATGCCGGCGTAGGTGGATCCGGCGTCCCCTTTCCGGAGGAACTCGAAGCTGCTCCCACGATGACCAGTATCAGACGAACCCCAAAGCCCCCAATTGAACCATGA
- a CDS encoding Abi family protein — protein sequence MKFTKPAVDLNRQLQKWQSRGLVVANPAEALHYLQFIGYYRFSAYTLPFQTLALPGKPFTPGTTFEQVLSVYAFDRELRLLVLDAIERVEVAVRSSMVNHMCVKHGAHWFMDAGHFRVPGTNSPRRFDHVRFLDTLDEELGIPSSAKAPARPHNEVFINHYFAKYTDPYLPPAWMVFEVVSMGTLSLVLANLRNNTDRTAIAKPFGVDEQVLGSWLHTLSYVRNLCAHHSRLWNRQLVIKPIIAKKHATQVLVKDRIYAIAFILNYLLGIVAPRNAWHERLYRLIQSHPVVNTAAMGFPKDWASQPF from the coding sequence ATGAAGTTCACCAAGCCTGCCGTAGATCTCAACCGGCAACTCCAGAAATGGCAGTCGCGCGGCTTGGTCGTCGCGAATCCCGCTGAGGCGCTGCACTATCTTCAGTTCATCGGTTACTACCGGTTCTCAGCCTACACGCTTCCGTTCCAAACGCTCGCCCTTCCCGGCAAACCGTTCACGCCGGGGACGACCTTCGAGCAGGTGTTGTCCGTCTATGCCTTTGACCGCGAATTGCGCTTGCTGGTGTTGGACGCCATCGAGCGGGTGGAAGTGGCCGTCCGCAGCAGCATGGTGAATCACATGTGCGTCAAGCACGGGGCGCATTGGTTCATGGACGCCGGGCACTTTCGGGTGCCGGGTACGAATTCGCCCCGACGATTCGACCATGTCCGATTCCTGGATACTCTCGACGAGGAACTCGGAATTCCGTCGAGTGCCAAGGCTCCGGCGCGTCCTCACAACGAGGTGTTCATCAATCACTATTTCGCGAAATACACCGACCCCTACCTGCCTCCGGCCTGGATGGTGTTTGAGGTGGTTTCGATGGGAACGCTTTCGCTCGTCCTGGCCAATCTCCGGAACAACACGGATCGGACAGCCATCGCCAAGCCGTTCGGTGTGGATGAGCAGGTGTTGGGAAGCTGGCTGCATACCCTCAGCTACGTTCGCAATCTGTGCGCGCATCATAGCCGGCTGTGGAACCGGCAACTGGTCATCAAACCCATCATCGCCAAGAAACATGCGACGCAGGTGTTGGTGAAGGACCGGATCTACGCCATCGCATTCATCCTGAACTACTTGCTCGGTATCGTCGCCCCGCGCAACGCCTGGCACGAGCGCTTGTACAGGCTGATTCAATCGCACCCTGTAGTGAACACGGCGGCGATGGGATTCCCCAAGGATTGGGCCAGCCAACCGTTTTGA
- a CDS encoding DEAD/DEAH box helicase family protein: MAQRRKVGDSEDQLDLFQSANHVRINPIRPDGRETLARVPAQDGGGVGGQRPVAAEAAGGGGEDQGRDGDGAQPVDPAGAASRTSPSPSLGDGSGEIRVPAAGILTTPAESAPPRSGHREEPPRNLQCHRISPADELGAGGPQQKFLQNIAAIELVRQLQTEGRPATESEKSILVKYTGWGAFPQAFDAANDIWAPEREKLRAILSDQDFERVRSTTLNAHYTSSVVVAAMYAAVERFGFEGGRILEPACGTGHFIGLMPESVLRRSAITGIEIDPLTAGIAKALYPDTDIRQEAFEASRLAPGFYDVAISNVPFGDYPVHDPRWNQFRFPIHDYFFAASLEKVRPGGLLLFVTSKGTLDKMDSTLREYLSSEADLLGAIRLPNDAFKKNAGTQVTTDIVMLRRLHPGERPADSTWTALDEYSNSSGETLAINRYFARHPEMMLGEMRLERGLYRDNEPVLVPDGRDLGDALASAIARLPQGVYQARDQRIPPPETIRLDADVDGVKPNAFCIRDGGTICIREENGLRELPNLPPEARSRLRGLIEVRDALRTCLRTQADGSPEDQVIEARRNLNLAYDRFVGRHGQLGSRTNQRAFDGDPDLPLLLSLEHYDGASGRVTKASVFRERTIHRRSTALSAETPKEALLVSLNEKGRVDLEHMADLLQRPVEEVSSDLRGLIFRNPQSNEWETDDQYLSGNIREKLEIAEAASLADPRFAGNVAALKSVLPVDLKPAEIDVRLGACWLPASDLEQFGRELLGVNEGLEIGHVPALGTWFLNADWRVRLATSNTTDWGTDRCSAVQLIEDALNLKTPTVYDYDADQKATVNAQATEAAREKQERIKERFKEWIWADDDRRDRLCRLYNDSFNHTRVRTFNGDHLTLPGASASITLQAHQKAAVWRILQSPNTLLAHVVGAGKTFTMVAAGMEARRMGLSRKPMFVVPNHMLGQFSTELLALYPGANILVAGKADFERTNRRKLFSRIATGNWDAVIVTHSGFERIPVSKEAQQHFLEEQLHDLEMVKRQHPDSRGSRVVKEIEKAKKRLHVRLKVLAAEQKKDNTLTFEELGVDRLFVDEAHYFKNLFYVSKMTRVAGLPQTASERAFDMLLKVRHVQAINRGGGVVFATGTPIANSMAEMFTMQRYLQPEALKRHGLDHFDSWAATFGEPVTAMELSPDGAGYRLNTRFARFINVPELMQMFRQVADVQTAAMLNLPRPKLENDKPEIRNAPATPAIKMFVAHLAVRAEELKTKRVDPRDDNMLKITSEGRKAALDLRLVLPCADDPQSKVNLAVESICRIWQATHPERSAQLVFCDLSTPQDAGFSVYRDMAQKLGGLGIPAEEIAFIQDFESDAAKLGLFRDVRSGKVRILFGSTQKMGSGTNVQERLIALHHLDAPWRPADVEQREGRILRQGNKNAVVQIYRYVTGGSFDAYMWQTLETKAKFIAQVMSGDTTVRRLEDLDSAALTYAEVKAIASGNPLVIEKAQVDAELMRLTRLRSAHSEEQYRIRGDRRRAEEEAESTARRLANLRLDLAQRHETSGEQFSMEIDGQTLTNRGIAGELLLRHAEKLKGRAFEDVPIGRFAGFRIALHASFDGQPEIHVHGHNCYAARVTDTALGTIRSLEATVQGLGERGEKLEQDGLSLRQRATDLADRIGAAFEYEDHFQELRKRQSAIADQLDLTKNQAATQLDAASGTQQAETISESSPESFKQTRRAAIRI, translated from the coding sequence ATGGCGCAACGCCGAAAGGTTGGCGATTCCGAGGATCAACTGGACCTGTTCCAATCTGCAAACCATGTCCGAATTAACCCAATACGGCCGGATGGCCGAGAGACACTGGCGCGAGTTCCTGCCCAAGATGGTGGCGGAGTTGGAGGCCAGCGGCCAGTTGCAGCAGAGGCTGCTGGAGGCGGAGGAGAAGACCAAGGACGAGATGGCGACGGTGCGCAGCCAGTTGATCCAGCAGGGGCAGCCTCCCGAACAAGCCCATCGCCAAGCCTGGGAGATGGTTCGGGAGAGATACGTGTTCCTGCCGCCGGAATCCTGACGACGCCTGCTGAGTCTGCCCCACCCAGAAGCGGCCATCGCGAGGAACCTCCCAGGAATCTCCAATGCCATCGGATCAGCCCGGCGGATGAATTGGGCGCAGGCGGGCCACAGCAAAAATTTCTCCAGAACATCGCCGCCATCGAATTGGTTCGCCAACTGCAAACGGAAGGGCGGCCTGCGACCGAATCCGAAAAATCCATCCTGGTGAAATACACCGGCTGGGGCGCTTTTCCGCAGGCTTTCGACGCCGCCAACGACATCTGGGCGCCCGAGCGGGAGAAGCTTCGCGCGATTCTCTCCGACCAAGACTTCGAGCGCGTTCGTTCCACCACCCTCAACGCGCACTACACGTCGTCCGTCGTCGTCGCGGCGATGTACGCCGCCGTGGAGCGGTTTGGATTTGAAGGGGGGCGGATTCTTGAGCCGGCCTGCGGCACCGGCCACTTCATTGGGTTGATGCCGGAATCCGTGCTTCGGCGTTCGGCAATCACCGGGATCGAAATTGACCCCCTGACCGCCGGCATTGCCAAGGCGCTCTATCCAGACACCGATATTCGCCAGGAAGCCTTCGAGGCGAGCCGGCTGGCGCCTGGCTTCTACGATGTGGCCATCTCCAACGTACCGTTTGGTGACTACCCCGTGCATGACCCGCGCTGGAATCAGTTCCGCTTCCCGATCCACGACTACTTCTTCGCGGCGTCGCTAGAAAAAGTGCGTCCCGGCGGCCTGCTGCTGTTCGTAACGTCCAAGGGGACCCTGGACAAGATGGACTCGACGTTGCGGGAGTACCTCTCGAGCGAAGCGGATCTGCTCGGAGCCATCCGTCTGCCCAACGATGCTTTCAAGAAGAATGCCGGCACGCAGGTCACGACCGACATCGTGATGTTGCGCCGACTTCACCCTGGTGAACGCCCGGCGGACTCGACCTGGACGGCCCTGGACGAATACTCGAATTCGTCGGGGGAGACCCTTGCGATCAACCGGTACTTCGCCAGGCATCCCGAAATGATGCTCGGAGAGATGCGTTTGGAGCGTGGTCTCTATCGGGATAATGAGCCGGTCTTGGTGCCGGATGGGAGGGATTTGGGCGACGCGTTGGCGTCCGCAATCGCTCGGCTGCCGCAGGGCGTCTATCAAGCGCGTGACCAGCGCATCCCGCCGCCCGAGACCATCCGGCTCGATGCGGACGTGGACGGCGTCAAGCCGAACGCCTTCTGCATCCGCGATGGTGGAACCATCTGCATTCGCGAAGAGAACGGTCTTCGAGAGCTTCCAAACCTTCCGCCGGAAGCTCGCTCGCGACTCCGAGGACTCATCGAAGTCCGCGACGCGCTGCGGACTTGCCTGCGCACTCAGGCTGACGGAAGCCCCGAGGATCAGGTCATTGAGGCGCGGCGGAACTTGAATCTCGCCTACGACCGATTTGTCGGCCGGCACGGTCAGCTTGGGTCCCGCACAAACCAACGTGCCTTCGACGGTGATCCCGATCTGCCTCTCCTCCTATCGTTGGAACACTACGACGGCGCGAGCGGACGGGTGACCAAAGCGTCGGTATTTCGAGAACGCACCATTCACCGGCGCTCAACGGCGTTGAGCGCCGAAACGCCCAAGGAGGCCCTGCTGGTCTCGCTCAATGAAAAGGGCCGGGTGGATTTGGAACACATGGCTGACCTGCTACAGCGGCCTGTGGAAGAAGTGTCCTCGGATCTCCGAGGCCTCATTTTCCGAAATCCGCAATCCAACGAATGGGAGACCGACGACCAGTACCTGTCCGGCAACATTCGGGAGAAGCTGGAGATTGCGGAGGCAGCTTCCCTGGCGGACCCCCGTTTTGCCGGGAATGTCGCTGCGCTGAAGTCAGTGCTGCCGGTGGATCTCAAGCCCGCCGAGATCGATGTGCGCTTGGGGGCGTGCTGGTTGCCGGCGTCGGATTTGGAACAGTTCGGCCGGGAATTGTTGGGGGTCAACGAAGGGTTGGAGATCGGTCACGTTCCTGCGCTTGGCACATGGTTCCTGAATGCTGACTGGAGAGTGCGTCTTGCAACCTCGAACACCACCGACTGGGGGACCGACCGGTGTTCGGCCGTCCAACTGATCGAAGATGCCCTCAATCTCAAGACGCCCACGGTCTATGACTACGATGCAGACCAGAAAGCCACCGTGAACGCCCAGGCCACCGAGGCGGCCAGGGAAAAGCAGGAGCGCATCAAGGAGCGATTCAAGGAATGGATTTGGGCGGACGACGACCGTCGGGATCGCCTCTGCCGGCTGTACAACGATTCGTTCAATCACACCCGGGTTCGCACGTTCAATGGCGACCACCTCACGTTGCCGGGGGCCAGTGCCAGCATCACTCTGCAAGCGCATCAAAAGGCGGCGGTCTGGCGAATCCTCCAATCGCCCAACACGCTCCTCGCCCACGTCGTCGGAGCCGGAAAGACCTTCACCATGGTGGCTGCCGGAATGGAGGCGCGGCGCATGGGTTTGTCACGCAAACCGATGTTCGTCGTTCCCAACCACATGCTCGGCCAGTTTTCGACCGAACTCCTCGCCTTGTATCCGGGCGCGAACATCTTGGTTGCTGGGAAGGCCGATTTCGAGAGGACGAATCGGCGGAAGCTGTTCAGCCGGATCGCCACCGGAAACTGGGATGCCGTGATCGTGACCCATTCTGGATTCGAGCGGATCCCGGTTTCCAAGGAAGCACAGCAGCATTTCTTGGAAGAACAGTTGCACGATCTGGAGATGGTCAAGCGGCAGCACCCCGATTCGCGAGGCAGTCGCGTGGTCAAAGAGATCGAGAAGGCAAAGAAACGTCTCCACGTCCGATTGAAGGTGCTGGCTGCGGAGCAAAAGAAGGACAACACTTTGACCTTTGAGGAACTCGGCGTGGATCGCCTGTTCGTGGACGAGGCGCACTACTTCAAGAATCTCTTCTACGTGTCCAAGATGACCCGCGTGGCCGGCCTGCCTCAAACCGCCAGCGAGCGGGCCTTCGATATGCTGCTCAAGGTCCGGCATGTGCAGGCGATCAACCGGGGAGGAGGAGTGGTATTTGCCACTGGTACGCCCATCGCCAACAGCATGGCCGAGATGTTCACCATGCAGCGGTATCTTCAGCCCGAAGCGCTCAAGCGGCATGGCCTCGACCATTTCGATTCCTGGGCAGCCACCTTTGGCGAGCCCGTGACGGCCATGGAGTTGTCACCGGATGGCGCCGGCTACCGGCTGAACACACGCTTCGCCCGTTTCATCAACGTTCCCGAACTCATGCAGATGTTTCGGCAGGTGGCCGACGTACAAACTGCAGCGATGCTAAACCTGCCCCGGCCCAAGCTGGAAAACGACAAGCCGGAGATTCGTAATGCCCCGGCAACTCCGGCCATCAAGATGTTCGTGGCGCATCTCGCGGTCCGCGCCGAGGAATTGAAGACCAAGCGAGTGGACCCGCGCGATGACAACATGCTCAAGATCACTTCGGAAGGGCGGAAAGCGGCGTTGGATCTGCGCTTGGTCTTGCCCTGCGCCGATGATCCTCAAAGCAAGGTGAATCTCGCGGTCGAGAGTATCTGCCGGATCTGGCAGGCGACCCACCCCGAGCGGTCCGCACAATTGGTGTTTTGCGACCTCTCCACCCCGCAGGACGCGGGCTTTTCGGTCTATCGCGACATGGCCCAAAAGCTGGGCGGCCTTGGCATTCCTGCGGAAGAGATCGCCTTCATCCAGGACTTTGAGTCCGACGCCGCCAAACTGGGGCTGTTCCGTGACGTGCGAAGCGGCAAGGTCCGAATCCTTTTCGGCAGCACCCAGAAGATGGGTTCCGGGACCAATGTCCAGGAAAGGCTCATTGCCCTGCATCACCTGGATGCGCCCTGGCGGCCGGCGGACGTCGAACAACGCGAGGGTCGGATTCTCCGGCAGGGGAACAAGAACGCGGTCGTCCAGATCTACCGCTACGTCACGGGCGGTTCATTCGATGCCTACATGTGGCAAACCCTGGAAACGAAGGCGAAGTTCATCGCCCAGGTGATGTCCGGAGACACCACGGTCCGTCGGCTCGAAGACCTGGACTCCGCCGCCCTCACCTACGCCGAGGTTAAGGCCATCGCCTCCGGCAATCCGCTGGTGATCGAGAAGGCGCAAGTAGACGCCGAATTGATGCGTCTCACTCGGCTCCGATCTGCCCACAGCGAAGAACAGTATCGCATTCGCGGGGATCGGCGCCGGGCCGAGGAGGAAGCCGAGAGCACAGCCCGACGGTTGGCCAATTTGCGGCTGGACCTGGCCCAGCGACACGAGACTTCGGGCGAACAATTTTCCATGGAGATTGACGGTCAAACGCTCACCAACCGGGGGATCGCCGGCGAATTGCTCCTTCGGCATGCCGAGAAACTCAAAGGCCGCGCCTTCGAGGATGTTCCAATTGGGCGCTTCGCCGGCTTTAGGATTGCGCTGCACGCGAGCTTCGACGGGCAGCCTGAAATCCATGTCCACGGTCACAACTGCTACGCCGCCCGTGTCACCGATACTGCGTTGGGGACGATTCGTTCCTTGGAGGCGACGGTTCAAGGATTGGGGGAGCGGGGCGAGAAGTTGGAGCAAGACGGCCTCAGCCTTCGCCAACGCGCGACCGATCTCGCAGATCGAATCGGGGCCGCCTTCGAGTACGAAGACCACTTCCAGGAATTGAGGAAGCGTCAATCAGCGATTGCCGATCAACTCGACCTCACCAAGAACCAGGCGGCCACTCAGCTCGACGCTGCTTCGGGGACTCAACAGGCAGAGACGATCTCAGAGTCCTCCCCGGAATCTTTCAAGCAGACCCGCAGGGCGGCCATTCGTATCTGA
- a CDS encoding helix-turn-helix transcriptional regulator produces the protein MNLEVRMYRNCNVIGQAVSRLRYQRNWTQDELVARLQVIGCDMSRNILANIETRRSVATDKQIEFLAKVFGVEVGQLFPPQSPKSNSVPVGICTQAATRRRNSTTGFRPSA, from the coding sequence TTGAATCTGGAGGTACGCATGTACCGCAACTGCAACGTCATTGGACAGGCGGTCTCCCGCCTTCGCTACCAGCGCAATTGGACTCAGGACGAGTTGGTCGCCCGGCTTCAGGTGATCGGTTGTGACATGAGTCGGAACATCTTGGCGAACATTGAGACCCGCCGATCTGTCGCCACCGACAAGCAGATCGAATTTCTGGCCAAGGTCTTCGGGGTCGAAGTGGGACAACTTTTTCCGCCCCAGTCGCCGAAATCCAACAGCGTGCCAGTCGGGATCTGCACCCAGGCGGCGACCCGGAGACGAAACAGCACCACTGGATTCAGGCCTTCCGCTTGA